The genomic interval TATTGGATACTTGACCGGATAATTACCACCCATATTTAGCGGAATAGGTCATTAATTGTAAACAAATTTTCGATTTCTTTTTGACCTGATGATAGTCTTTAAAAAAAGATAGCCTTGAGTATTTTTCATGAGCTTGCACCAATATTTTTTTTCTATACCAATTAGGAAACCATGCCATAAACCAGATGCCAAAAATAGGGGTACCATAAGTGATGGATTCGTAAATCCAGCCATTCACCGTGTGGTAATATATCCGCAACACATGAATCATTAGATTAAATAAAAAAATACTTCCCCACACAGCGGTCAAAATATAATTTATTTTAAGAAAGAGAGGATGGTTCCATTTGTCTTTGGCTACCTGTAGTTTTGCATATTGGATAGTAAATGGCTGCCTCAGCAGGATAGAGATCCAAGCAATAGCAGCTAATGTGCCATTTGAAAATAACCATGCCTGCTTAGCCACCCATTGATTCTTAAATAAAACCACAGCGACAAACAAAAAAATAAAGAAAGCGAAAGTTCCCCAATTGAGGATAAATCTTTTCTTTAGTCCCCTGAAGTCAAAAATGACAGATGTGACTCCTGCAATAATAACCGCTATATCTATTTGTTCTTGCGAGTGATTAAGTAAAATGAAAAATAAAATCCAAGGAAGAAAACTACGAATAATATCTTTTAACATGATGCCTACTCTGATTCTAACACCTTGATTGTCTCTTTACACCAAGTCAATTGTGCTTTAGCAGTTCTTAGTCCAAAATCCAAGGTAATTAGCCAATATTTTAGATGAGGTGATTGGTTATATTCGTGGATTAATTTTTTACGTATTTTAAGAAAGGTGTTTATTTCTTCCTCTAGTGCTTTTTGTGAATGTATCACATGATGAAGGTTATCTTTAGCTTCCATATTTTTGCCAAAAAATAATTTCAATAAGAGCTCGTTTCGTACCAGTGTTGCCTGTGGCTCTTTTTTTAGCCAATTGCTCAGTTCATTTCGTCCTTTTGTGGTAATAGAATAGATTTTTTTTATTCTCTGTATTTTTTGTGATGTTTCTTCCTTACAGGTTGCAAGCTTTTCTTTTACGCACAGGGCTAAGGCAGGATAAATTTGTCCTTCGCTTTCAGACCAAAAATAGTTGGTGCTGCTTTCAATCATTTTGACAATTTCGTACCCTGTATGATCGCTTAAAGCTAGCATGCCGAGTACAGTGTATTTGGTTCTGTTTCGCTTGTTCATGGACAACCTCTAAAAGTATATATCTTTTAGAGGTATTATGCTTTGGATAAAGCTTTATGTCAAATTTTCCATGATCCCCAAATTATCAAGGCAGATTCACTATCACAAGTAGAGGAAATAGTTAACACAGATCCCTTTATCAAAGAAGAGTATTATTAAAAATATAGCATTCATGAATTTAAGATGGCGGGAGCTCACAATGATTGGCTGGCTAATTAAAAGCAGATGGTAATGCGTGAGGATTTGTCCATCAAAAAAAGTTGTTAAGTGCCCCTAATGTTGAGACAGGTATCTTGCTTTTATCAAAAGAAACATAAATTTTATGAATCAAGCTGCAGTTTGGTGACAGGCTGGTTACATTCGGTGGTCGTATCTATTCAATCTCAAGAACAATTTTACCTTTAGTATGACCTGATTCAACGAGTTGATGTGCCTTGGCTGCTTGATTTAGCGGAAAAATGGCTGATGCATGGGGTTTAAGAAGACCTTGCTCCAATAACTGAGCTATTTTTGAAAGCTGTTGTTGATTTAGCAATACAAAAACTGTTTCACCAAGCTTTCTCCCCCACGCAAAGAGTATGTAAGATAGCCTTCTGTAGGTATGCATTCCGCTGTATGTAGCAGGGATAACATTTAATTTATTAAATCCGACTGAGAACTAATTCATCAGGGGCATAAATCCAGCTTATGATTAACAAAACAGGTAATGCAATAAAAATAATTTGAAACACAAAAAATAGCTTCCCCAGAAACTTGTGAGAAGGCTCATCGGTACCTTATGTGCTGTTATTTA from Gammaproteobacteria bacterium carries:
- a CDS encoding PadR family transcriptional regulator, coding for MNKRNRTKYTVLGMLALSDHTGYEIVKMIESSTNYFWSESEGQIYPALALCVKEKLATCKEETSQKIQRIKKIYSITTKGRNELSNWLKKEPQATLVRNELLLKLFFGKNMEAKDNLHHVIHSQKALEEEINTFLKIRKKLIHEYNQSPHLKYWLITLDFGLRTAKAQLTWCKETIKVLESE
- a CDS encoding zinc-binding dehydrogenase, which produces MHTYRRLSYILFAWGRKLGETVFVLLNQQQLSKIAQLLEQGLLKPHASAIFPLNQAAKAHQLVESGHTKGKIVLEIE